A genomic region of Phenylobacterium parvum contains the following coding sequences:
- a CDS encoding amidase family protein, protein MTQDLTRASAAELSGLYAARKASPVEVLEAVLDKAARLNPVLNALPLIDADGARAQARASEARWAKGEPLSPLDGVPVSIKELIKVKGWPLTMASQLTDKTPQTEDATTVSRLREAGTVIFASNSSPEYGFKGVTDSPLNGITRNPWNTERTPGGSSGGAGAAVAAGIGPLSIGTDGGGSVRIPAACTGLVGLKATYGRIPAWPASMHGDLANTGPMTRTTRDAALMLNVLKGADVRDPLALPPTDVDFVAGLDRSLKGLKVGLVLKFGDFFLDPEVEAAVLKAADRFRALGCEVVPITSPTENGETGRVFVAHWFAALQRLLQLYPEARHGEFDPALYEQAKIGAKLDVKTIIDSQVRRREMAHAWNQVFAEYDLVLSPTMSTLPPQVGRNVPDGPDGRPNPYWTNTAIFNLTRHPAVSVPCGISSIGAPFGLQIAAAHSRDDLVLAAAEAFERQDPLAFPHL, encoded by the coding sequence ATGACCCAGGACCTGACCCGCGCCTCCGCCGCCGAGCTTTCGGGCCTCTACGCCGCCCGAAAGGCCTCGCCCGTCGAGGTCCTGGAAGCGGTCCTGGACAAGGCGGCCCGGCTCAATCCGGTGCTCAACGCCCTGCCCCTGATCGACGCCGACGGCGCCCGGGCCCAGGCCAGGGCGTCCGAGGCCCGCTGGGCCAAGGGCGAGCCCCTGTCGCCCCTCGACGGGGTCCCGGTCTCGATCAAGGAGCTGATCAAGGTGAAGGGCTGGCCCCTCACCATGGCCAGCCAGCTGACCGACAAGACCCCGCAGACGGAGGACGCCACCACCGTCTCCCGCCTGCGGGAAGCCGGGACCGTGATCTTCGCCTCCAACTCCAGCCCCGAATACGGGTTCAAGGGGGTGACGGACTCGCCGCTGAACGGGATCACCCGCAACCCCTGGAACACCGAGCGGACGCCGGGCGGCTCCTCCGGCGGCGCGGGGGCTGCGGTGGCGGCGGGGATCGGGCCCCTGTCCATCGGCACGGACGGCGGCGGCTCGGTGCGGATCCCGGCGGCCTGCACGGGCCTGGTGGGGCTGAAGGCCACCTACGGCCGCATCCCGGCCTGGCCGGCCTCCATGCACGGGGACCTGGCCAACACCGGCCCCATGACCCGCACAACCCGGGACGCGGCCCTGATGCTCAACGTGCTGAAGGGCGCGGACGTTCGCGACCCCCTCGCCCTGCCGCCCACCGACGTCGACTTCGTCGCCGGCCTGGACCGCAGCCTGAAGGGGCTGAAGGTCGGCCTGGTCCTGAAGTTCGGCGACTTCTTCCTCGATCCCGAGGTCGAAGCCGCGGTCCTGAAGGCCGCCGACCGGTTCCGCGCCCTGGGCTGCGAAGTGGTTCCCATCACTTCGCCCACGGAGAACGGCGAGACCGGCCGGGTCTTCGTCGCCCACTGGTTCGCCGCCCTGCAGCGCCTGCTGCAGCTCTACCCCGAGGCGCGCCATGGCGAGTTCGACCCGGCCCTCTACGAGCAGGCCAAGATCGGCGCCAAGCTGGACGTGAAGACCATCATCGATTCCCAGGTCCGCCGCCGCGAGATGGCCCACGCCTGGAACCAGGTCTTCGCCGAGTACGACCTCGTCCTGTCGCCCACCATGTCGACCCTGCCCCCGCAGGTGGGACGAAACGTCCCCGACGGGCCGGACGGACGGCCCAACCCCTACTGGACCAATACCGCCATCTTCAACCTGACGCGCCATCCGGCGGTGTCGGTTCCCTGCGGGATCTCCAGCATCGGCGCCCCCTTCGGCCTGCAGATCGCCGCCGCCCATTCCCGCGACGACCTGGTCCTGGCCGCCGCCGAGGCCTTCGAGCGCCAGGACCCCCTGGCCTTCCCGCACCTGTAA
- a CDS encoding MaoC family dehydratase → MAVYNARAALPGGGPAAWGEPVRIAYDRRDILLYAVGINSRDLRFIFEGHKDFAVFPTFPIRWGGAGAVVDRAAIPPSPGPLTIDAERYLEVVRPLPLGGEVSVVSRLIGVHPRGKGAGFVEYESEVRNAEGQVCVKMVSGSFRRGVERLGDIEPFEGAGTTFSAPVTVPDRAPDVETGAHIPENQADIYRLSGDYNPLHIDPEAARFGGFDKPILHGLCTFGHCAHLLLSTLCDGDPARFRRIKVRFSSPVLPGDDLKVLAWRDGPGRVIFEARVGDRTVVSHAWFEYA, encoded by the coding sequence ATGGCCGTCTACAACGCCAGGGCCGCCCTGCCGGGCGGCGGCCCGGCCGCCTGGGGCGAACCGGTCCGCATCGCCTATGACCGCCGCGACATCCTGCTCTACGCCGTCGGCATCAACAGCCGGGACCTGAGGTTCATCTTCGAAGGTCACAAGGACTTCGCCGTCTTCCCGACCTTCCCCATCCGCTGGGGCGGCGCCGGGGCGGTGGTGGACCGCGCCGCCATCCCGCCCTCGCCCGGCCCCCTGACCATCGACGCCGAGCGCTATCTCGAGGTGGTGCGCCCCCTGCCCCTGGGCGGGGAGGTGAGCGTGGTCTCGCGCCTGATCGGCGTACACCCGCGCGGCAAGGGCGCCGGCTTCGTCGAGTACGAGAGCGAGGTGCGCAACGCCGAGGGCCAGGTCTGCGTGAAGATGGTCTCGGGCTCCTTCCGCCGGGGTGTCGAGCGGCTGGGCGACATCGAGCCCTTCGAGGGCGCCGGGACGACCTTCTCCGCCCCCGTGACGGTCCCCGACCGGGCGCCGGACGTCGAGACCGGGGCGCACATCCCCGAGAACCAGGCCGACATCTATCGCCTGTCCGGCGACTACAACCCCCTGCACATCGACCCTGAGGCGGCCAGGTTCGGCGGCTTCGACAAACCGATCCTGCACGGCCTGTGCACCTTCGGCCACTGCGCCCACCTGCTGCTCAGCACCCTCTGCGACGGCGACCCGGCCCGGTTCCGCAGGATCAAGGTCCGCTTCTCCTCGCCGGTCCTGCCGGGCGACGACCTGAAGGTCCTGGCCTGGCGCGACGGCCCCGGCCGGGTGATTTTCGAGGCCCGCGTCGGGGACCGCACCGTCGTCTCCCACGCCTGGTTCGAGTACGCCTGA
- a CDS encoding 2-phosphosulfolactate phosphatase yields MVRVVCEWDLAGIEAWKERADVFVIVDVLSFSTSVSVALDRGATVIPFPYGDAAAAERAAASLGAVAASKDRTRSPSLSPSSLRDLPANTRLLLPSPNGSRLSLATGSTPTFCASLRNAQATAAAARRTAGAEGVIAVIPAGERWDDGSLRPALEDWLGAGAVIAALGGIPNAEADLAASAFARADKRLGDMIRTSRSGLELSERGFAADLDIALEIDSSRTAPRLVDGQYSNDARPSDLAVKAP; encoded by the coding sequence TTGGTCAGAGTCGTCTGCGAATGGGACCTTGCCGGGATTGAGGCCTGGAAGGAGCGTGCGGACGTATTTGTCATTGTCGACGTCCTTTCGTTCTCCACTTCCGTATCGGTGGCTCTGGATCGCGGGGCGACCGTTATTCCCTTTCCTTACGGCGACGCGGCGGCGGCGGAACGGGCTGCGGCCAGTCTCGGAGCCGTCGCCGCGTCGAAGGACAGAACCCGCAGCCCAAGCCTCTCGCCTTCGAGCCTGAGAGATCTTCCCGCGAACACCCGGCTCCTCCTGCCCTCGCCCAACGGATCCAGGCTGTCCCTGGCGACAGGATCGACGCCGACCTTCTGCGCCAGCTTGCGCAATGCCCAGGCGACAGCCGCGGCGGCGCGCCGGACAGCAGGCGCCGAGGGTGTGATCGCCGTCATTCCCGCCGGAGAAAGATGGGACGATGGGAGCCTTCGCCCCGCTCTGGAAGACTGGCTTGGCGCCGGCGCCGTGATTGCTGCGCTCGGTGGAATCCCAAACGCCGAGGCGGACCTTGCCGCTTCCGCGTTCGCACGGGCGGACAAGCGGCTCGGGGACATGATCCGGACGAGCCGGTCTGGACTTGAGCTGTCCGAACGCGGCTTCGCGGCGGACCTGGACATCGCCCTGGAAATCGACTCGAGCCGGACCGCCCCCCGACTGGTGGACGGCCAGTATTCCAACGACGCCCGTCCATCGGATCTGGCCGTGAAGGCGCCCTGA
- a CDS encoding FAD-dependent oxidoreductase, whose protein sequence is MSASRYPLMFSPLDLGFTKLKNRVLMGSMHTGLEEASGGLSRMAAYFAERARGGVGMIITGGISPNAGAGPGARLSTPEEAEAHREVTEAVHAADPDVKICLQILHSGPLARTPEAVAASAVRSRIGAFTPNELDADGIEQQLSDFARCAALAREAGYDGVEIIGSAGYLLSTFLVEKTNRRTDEWGGPFENRMRFPVEVVRRVREAVGPDFIVIFRIAAMDMLEGGMSWDEVVTLAKAIEAAGATIISTHFCWHEAPVPTIATMVPRAAFTSVTGRLRKVVNVPVITSNRINMPSVVEEVLARGDGDLVSMARPMLADPDLVKKAAEGREDEINTCIACNQACLDHTFTGRMTSCLVNPRACYETELVYEKTTAPKSVAVVGAGPAGLAYATVAAERGHRVTLFEASAEIGGQFNLAKKVPGKEEFSETLRYYARRIEVLKIDLRLNTRADARSLVNGGFDEIVIATGITPRTPDIPGIDHPMVASYVDVINGKAKVGKKVALIGAGGIGFDVAELVSHAGVSASMDVDVFAAEWGIDFKNHPRGGVTGVVPHVEKADRTVTLLQRKAESLGRSLGKTTGWTHKATLQKRGVQMIGGVTYEKIDDAGLHVLIGTEPRLIEADTIIVCAGQDPLRALHDELAALGVASTLVGGSDVAAELDAKRAINQASRLAAAI, encoded by the coding sequence ATGTCCGCCAGCCGCTATCCGCTGATGTTCTCGCCCCTCGACCTCGGCTTCACCAAGCTGAAGAACCGGGTGCTCATGGGCTCCATGCACACCGGCCTGGAGGAGGCCTCCGGCGGGCTGTCGCGCATGGCCGCCTACTTCGCCGAACGCGCCCGGGGCGGGGTCGGCATGATCATCACCGGCGGCATCTCGCCGAACGCCGGCGCGGGTCCCGGCGCCCGCCTGTCCACGCCCGAGGAAGCCGAGGCCCACCGGGAGGTCACCGAGGCCGTTCACGCCGCCGACCCGGACGTGAAGATCTGCCTGCAGATCCTGCACAGCGGCCCCCTGGCCCGGACCCCGGAGGCCGTCGCCGCCTCGGCGGTGCGCTCGCGGATCGGCGCCTTCACGCCCAACGAGCTGGACGCCGACGGCATCGAGCAGCAGCTCTCCGACTTCGCCCGCTGCGCCGCCCTGGCCCGCGAGGCCGGCTATGACGGCGTCGAGATCATCGGCTCGGCCGGCTACCTGCTCTCGACCTTCCTGGTGGAGAAGACCAACCGCCGGACCGACGAATGGGGCGGGCCCTTCGAGAACCGCATGCGCTTCCCCGTGGAAGTGGTGCGCCGGGTGCGCGAGGCCGTAGGCCCCGACTTCATCGTCATCTTCCGCATCGCCGCCATGGACATGCTGGAGGGCGGCATGTCCTGGGACGAGGTCGTGACCCTGGCCAAAGCCATCGAGGCCGCAGGCGCGACCATCATCTCGACCCACTTCTGCTGGCACGAGGCGCCGGTCCCGACCATCGCCACCATGGTGCCCCGCGCCGCCTTCACCAGCGTCACCGGCCGCCTGCGCAAGGTGGTGAACGTGCCGGTCATCACCTCGAACCGGATCAACATGCCCTCGGTCGTCGAGGAGGTCCTGGCCCGGGGCGACGGCGACCTGGTCTCCATGGCCCGGCCCATGCTGGCCGACCCGGACCTGGTGAAGAAGGCCGCCGAGGGCCGCGAGGACGAGATCAACACCTGCATCGCCTGCAACCAGGCCTGCCTGGACCACACCTTCACCGGCCGGATGACCAGCTGCCTGGTCAATCCCCGGGCCTGCTACGAGACCGAGCTGGTCTATGAAAAGACCACCGCGCCCAAGTCCGTCGCCGTGGTGGGAGCGGGCCCGGCCGGCCTGGCCTACGCCACCGTGGCGGCCGAGCGGGGCCACCGGGTCACACTGTTCGAGGCCTCCGCCGAGATCGGCGGCCAGTTCAACCTGGCGAAGAAGGTCCCGGGCAAGGAGGAGTTCTCCGAGACCCTCCGCTACTACGCCCGGAGGATCGAGGTGCTGAAGATCGACCTGAGGCTGAACACCCGGGCCGACGCCCGCAGCCTGGTCAACGGCGGCTTCGACGAGATCGTCATCGCCACCGGCATCACCCCGCGCACCCCCGACATCCCGGGCATCGACCACCCCATGGTCGCCAGCTACGTCGACGTCATCAACGGCAAGGCGAAGGTCGGCAAGAAGGTCGCCCTGATCGGCGCCGGCGGCATCGGCTTCGACGTGGCCGAGCTGGTCAGCCACGCCGGGGTCTCGGCCTCCATGGACGTGGACGTCTTCGCCGCCGAGTGGGGCATCGACTTCAAGAACCATCCCCGGGGCGGCGTCACCGGCGTTGTCCCCCACGTCGAGAAGGCCGACCGGACCGTCACCCTCCTGCAGCGCAAGGCCGAGTCCCTGGGCCGGTCCCTGGGCAAGACCACGGGCTGGACGCACAAGGCCACCCTGCAGAAGCGCGGCGTGCAGATGATCGGCGGCGTGACCTACGAGAAGATCGACGATGCGGGGCTTCACGTCCTGATCGGGACCGAGCCTCGCCTCATCGAGGCCGACACCATCATTGTCTGCGCGGGGCAAGACCCCCTGCGGGCCCTGCACGACGAGCTGGCCGCCCTGGGCGTCGCCTCCACCCTGGTGGGGGGCTCGGACGTGGCGGCCGAGCTGGACGCCAAGCGGGCCATCAACCAGGCCAGCCGGCTGGCCGCCGCCATCTGA